A stretch of the Streptomyces venezuelae genome encodes the following:
- a CDS encoding NHLP family bacteriocin export ABC transporter peptidase/permease/ATPase subunit: MEAVECGAAALAMVLGHYARFVPLEELRIACGVSRDGSRASNLLKAARGYGLQAKGMQMDLAALAEVPAPAILFWEFNHYVVYEGMGRRFGRRGVYVNDPGKGRRFVPMDEFDTAFTGIVLTFEPGAGFRRSGRKPGVLGAVPGRLRGTSGTMAVAVVSSLLLVAVGATVPALSRTYIDMFLIGEQTSLLGVLFASMATALVLTATLTWLQQANLLRGRIVSSTLGSARFLRHLLRLPVSFYAQRNPADLVQRLRSNDAVAETLARDLTAAGVDAVVVLLYAVLLWTYDPQLTLVGVAVALLNVVAMRIAIRVRATGTRKLRAESARLTNTSYSGLTLIETMKATGGENGFFRRWAGQHAVTLDVQQRLGVPSAWLAVVAPTLAAFNSALILMIGGLRAVEGHLSVGLLVAFQALVTSFTAPISRLNGVAGRIQDFAADIARLKDVENFPVDPVHARREPAAGTRRLTGHLELDGITFGYSPLDAPLLRDFSLTVGPGQQVALVGGSGSGKSTVSRLIAGLYTPWEGAIRIDGMRLADIPRGALAASVSFVDQDVFLFEGTVRDNVALWDPSVPDEAVLAALEDAAVLDVVAGRPGGIHSRVEQDGRNFSGGQRQRLEIARALVRNPGVLVLDEVTSALDAVTERLVIDNLRRRGCACVVIAHRLSTVRDSDEILVLDRGTVVERGPHEYLVAAGGRYAQLVREH; the protein is encoded by the coding sequence ATGGAGGCGGTGGAATGCGGGGCCGCGGCCCTGGCCATGGTGCTCGGCCACTACGCCCGCTTCGTCCCGCTGGAGGAGCTGCGGATCGCCTGCGGCGTCTCCAGGGACGGCTCGCGGGCGAGCAACCTCCTCAAGGCGGCGCGCGGTTACGGCCTCCAGGCCAAGGGCATGCAGATGGACCTGGCCGCGCTGGCCGAGGTCCCCGCCCCGGCCATCCTGTTCTGGGAGTTCAACCACTACGTCGTCTACGAGGGCATGGGCCGGCGCTTCGGCCGCCGGGGCGTGTACGTCAACGACCCCGGCAAGGGCCGCCGGTTCGTGCCCATGGACGAGTTCGACACCGCCTTCACCGGCATCGTGCTCACCTTCGAACCCGGCGCCGGGTTCCGCCGCAGCGGCCGGAAGCCGGGCGTGCTGGGCGCCGTACCGGGCCGGCTGCGCGGCACCTCGGGCACCATGGCCGTCGCCGTGGTCTCCAGCCTGCTGCTGGTGGCCGTCGGTGCGACGGTGCCCGCGCTGAGCCGGACGTACATCGACATGTTCCTGATCGGGGAACAGACCTCCCTGCTGGGCGTGCTCTTCGCGTCGATGGCCACCGCCCTGGTGCTCACCGCCACCCTCACCTGGCTGCAGCAGGCCAATCTGCTGCGCGGGCGGATCGTCTCCTCCACCCTCGGCAGCGCCCGCTTCCTGCGGCACCTGCTCCGGCTGCCGGTCAGTTTCTACGCCCAGCGCAATCCGGCCGATCTGGTGCAGCGGCTGCGGTCGAACGACGCGGTCGCCGAGACCCTCGCCCGCGATCTGACCGCCGCGGGCGTGGATGCCGTGGTGGTGCTGCTCTACGCGGTGCTGCTGTGGACCTACGATCCGCAGCTCACCCTCGTCGGCGTGGCCGTGGCCCTGCTCAACGTGGTGGCCATGCGGATCGCGATCAGGGTGCGGGCCACCGGCACCCGCAAGCTGCGCGCCGAGAGCGCCCGGCTGACCAACACCTCCTACAGCGGGCTGACGCTCATCGAGACCATGAAGGCCACCGGCGGGGAGAACGGGTTCTTCCGCCGGTGGGCCGGACAGCACGCGGTCACCCTGGACGTGCAGCAGCGGCTCGGCGTGCCCAGTGCCTGGCTGGCGGTGGTCGCGCCCACGCTCGCCGCCTTCAACAGTGCGCTGATCCTGATGATCGGCGGCCTGCGGGCGGTGGAGGGGCACCTTTCCGTCGGTCTCCTGGTCGCCTTCCAGGCCCTGGTCACCAGCTTCACCGCGCCGATCAGCCGGCTCAACGGAGTCGCCGGCCGGATCCAGGACTTCGCGGCCGACATCGCCCGGCTCAAGGACGTCGAGAACTTCCCCGTCGACCCCGTCCATGCGCGCCGCGAGCCCGCCGCCGGCACCCGCCGGCTCACCGGCCATCTGGAGCTGGACGGCATCACCTTCGGCTACAGCCCCCTGGACGCCCCGCTGCTCCGGGACTTCTCGCTCACCGTCGGCCCCGGACAGCAGGTCGCGCTGGTCGGCGGCTCCGGCAGCGGCAAGTCCACCGTCTCCCGGCTGATCGCCGGGCTCTACACCCCCTGGGAGGGCGCCATCCGCATCGACGGGATGCGGCTGGCGGACATTCCGCGCGGTGCGCTGGCCGCCTCCGTCTCCTTCGTGGACCAGGACGTGTTCCTGTTCGAGGGCACGGTCCGCGACAACGTGGCGCTGTGGGACCCCTCGGTCCCGGACGAGGCCGTCCTCGCGGCGCTCGAGGACGCCGCCGTCCTCGATGTGGTGGCCGGCCGGCCCGGGGGCATCCACAGCCGGGTCGAGCAGGACGGCCGGAACTTCTCCGGCGGTCAGCGCCAGCGCCTGGAGATCGCCCGGGCGCTGGTGCGCAATCCCGGGGTCCTCGTGCTCGACGAGGTCACCAGCGCCCTGGACGCGGTGACCGAGCGGCTGGTCATCGACAACCTGCGCCGCCGCGGCTGCGCCTGCGTGGTCATCGCGCACCGGCTCAGCACGGTGCGCGACAGCGACGAGATCCTCGTGCTGGACCGGGGCACGGTCGTGGAGCGCGGTCCGCACGAGTACCTGGTGGCCGCCGGCGGCCGGTACGCCCAACTGGTCAGGGAGCACTGA
- a CDS encoding alpha/beta fold hydrolase, with protein sequence MRSAHTAAASAAVALLAALGPAPAGAAPPHTESTGRFVPGPCPRTPEPIAALATARCGVLEVPENRARPGGRTISLAVAVIPPASAKPAQDPVVFMAGGPGGEVFDDIPFLVSSGLNRDRELIVMAQRGNLHDKPNLACPELDRFYARSVGLPSYAPQTERLMLDAVKQCRDRLTADGTDLSAYNSTENAADFADLRTALGIRQWNVYGHSYGSNLALTYLRLHPEGIRAVALDSAAPAPYVSLPFAWANAREGLDHLFKACAAEPACKSRYPDLERTLNEQMRTLEARPLTLNARPPQGGDPVKVVLDGGALLNLLVAKAIPFAEVPAAIDELGRGNPERFAKARAAGSIESIGQTAHGLTQSVVCSEWTPDHPPSDVLKAGREAFPQWPQSVQAQAPQLPFQDTVCRIWNVPDRTAAMRVPTVSPVPVLFVNGTFDMKTGASWAPKTARTLSRSTTVRVPGIGHWVVPQSPCAQKVLASFLTRPNAPDTGCVAGLSWQPFTVTPMVTPK encoded by the coding sequence GTGCGTTCCGCCCACACCGCCGCGGCATCGGCCGCTGTGGCCCTGCTGGCAGCCCTCGGCCCGGCGCCGGCCGGCGCCGCACCACCGCACACTGAAAGCACCGGTCGCTTCGTGCCGGGCCCCTGCCCCAGGACACCCGAACCGATCGCAGCACTGGCCACCGCCCGGTGCGGTGTCCTGGAGGTTCCCGAGAACCGTGCCCGTCCCGGCGGCCGGACCATCAGCCTGGCGGTGGCGGTCATCCCGCCCGCCTCGGCGAAGCCCGCCCAGGACCCCGTGGTGTTCATGGCGGGCGGCCCCGGTGGCGAGGTCTTCGACGACATCCCGTTCCTGGTCTCCTCCGGCCTGAACCGGGACCGCGAACTGATCGTCATGGCCCAGCGCGGCAATCTCCACGACAAACCCAACCTCGCCTGCCCGGAGCTGGACCGCTTCTACGCCCGGTCCGTGGGGCTCCCCTCGTACGCACCGCAGACGGAACGGCTCATGCTCGACGCGGTCAAGCAGTGCCGGGACCGCCTGACCGCCGACGGGACCGACCTGAGCGCCTACAACAGCACCGAGAACGCAGCCGACTTCGCCGACCTGCGCACGGCACTGGGCATCAGGCAGTGGAACGTCTACGGCCACTCCTACGGCAGCAACCTGGCCCTGACCTACCTGCGCCTGCACCCCGAGGGGATCCGCGCGGTGGCGCTCGACTCGGCCGCCCCCGCACCGTACGTCTCCCTGCCGTTCGCCTGGGCCAACGCCCGGGAGGGGCTCGACCACCTCTTCAAGGCCTGCGCCGCCGAGCCCGCCTGCAAGAGCCGCTACCCGGACCTCGAACGCACCCTGAACGAGCAGATGCGCACACTGGAGGCCCGGCCGCTCACGCTGAACGCCCGGCCGCCGCAGGGCGGAGACCCGGTGAAGGTCGTCCTCGACGGCGGCGCCCTGCTGAACCTGCTGGTCGCCAAGGCGATCCCGTTCGCCGAGGTCCCGGCGGCCATCGACGAACTCGGCCGCGGAAACCCCGAGCGCTTCGCCAAGGCCCGCGCCGCCGGTTCGATCGAGTCGATCGGCCAGACCGCCCACGGTCTGACGCAGTCGGTGGTGTGCAGCGAATGGACACCGGACCACCCGCCGTCCGATGTGCTGAAAGCGGGCCGCGAAGCGTTCCCCCAATGGCCGCAATCGGTCCAGGCCCAGGCACCTCAACTGCCCTTCCAGGACACGGTATGCCGTATCTGGAACGTCCCGGACCGCACCGCCGCGATGCGGGTGCCCACCGTCAGCCCGGTGCCGGTCCTCTTCGTCAACGGGACGTTCGACATGAAGACCGGGGCCAGTTGGGCGCCGAAGACGGCCCGTACGCTGTCCCGCTCGACCACCGTCCGGGTGCCCGGGATCGGGCACTGGGTGGTCCCGCAGTCGCCCTGCGCCCAGAAGGTGCTGGCGTCCTTCCTCACCCGCCCGAACGCACCCGACACCGGCTGCGTGGCGGGTCTGAGCTGGCAACCGTTCACGGTCACCCCCATGGTCACCCCGAAGTGA
- a CDS encoding SpoIIE family protein phosphatase, producing the protein MSDFPAQDTARGIRSTSARPSGGRARRRPQRLSALLSVRSVAGEVFLLQLAVVVLLVVAAVVALVVQARSASMLDARHRTLAAAGTFAESPGIIPALHSRDPSAVLQPSAEAARKIAGVDGINVYTLNGVTLTHSDPERIGKHVVGPFARAAAGKSFTETFEGSLGRSVVSVVPVKDRDGSVLAVVASPVTVQNVQSVVNRQLPVVLGSAAAVLALSAGGTALVSRRLLRRTHGLGPAEMTRMYEHHDAVLHAVREGVLIVGDGGRLLLANDEARRLLDLPGDAEGLPVTDLGLEEGIAEPIASGRSASDELHMAGDRLLAVNIRPTAPYGRAGTVVTLRDTTELRALSGRAEVARERLKLLYDAGVRVGTTLDVERTAGELAEVVVPRFADIATVDLLDPVLRGEEPPEPGTEMRRTAAVGLRGDPGLYTVGELIRFVPNSPMALGVAGGRAVLETDLTATHDWRAQDPVRARLMLDHGLHSFIAVPLRARGVLLGMAGYWRVQPSPPFDEEDVSFAEELTARAALSIDNARRFTREHTMAVTLQRSLLPRGVPDQSAVEVAHRYLPARAGVGGDWFDVIPLPGARVALVVGDVVGHGLHAAATMGRLRTAVHNFSTLDLPPDELLSHLDELVAHIDADEGTGGQEWQGISGATCLCAVYDSVSGQVTAATAGHPGPVVVGPDGTVSFPELPVSPPLGLGAGMPMETAVLTLAEGTRLALFTDGLIESRERDLDAGLAALGAALGGPARTPEETCAAVIDTMLPTGHNDDIALLVARTRLLDPARIAEWDVPSDPAAVSPVRNACARRLADWGLEDIAFTTELILSELLTNAVRYGSEPIRVRLLYDRSLICEVSDGSSTSPHPRRAEATDEGGRGLFLVAQFAERWGTRYTARGKIIWSEQALQPPVAPAGEDLGAALLAAWDDEGF; encoded by the coding sequence ATGAGCGATTTCCCCGCTCAGGACACCGCCCGGGGCATCAGGAGCACGTCCGCCCGGCCCTCCGGGGGGAGGGCGCGGCGGCGTCCGCAGCGGCTGTCGGCCCTGCTGAGCGTGCGCAGTGTGGCCGGTGAGGTGTTCCTTCTGCAGCTGGCCGTCGTGGTGCTGCTGGTCGTCGCCGCGGTGGTGGCGCTGGTGGTGCAGGCCCGGAGTGCGAGCATGCTGGACGCCCGGCACCGTACGCTCGCCGCCGCCGGTACGTTCGCGGAATCGCCGGGGATCATTCCGGCCCTGCACAGCCGCGATCCGAGCGCGGTGCTCCAGCCGAGCGCGGAGGCGGCCCGGAAGATCGCCGGGGTGGACGGCATCAACGTGTACACGCTCAACGGGGTCACCCTCACCCACAGCGACCCGGAGCGGATCGGGAAGCACGTCGTCGGCCCGTTCGCCCGGGCGGCGGCCGGCAAGTCCTTCACCGAGACCTTCGAGGGGTCCCTGGGGCGGTCCGTGGTCTCGGTGGTCCCCGTCAAGGACCGCGACGGCTCCGTCCTCGCCGTGGTCGCCTCCCCGGTCACGGTCCAGAACGTCCAGAGCGTGGTGAACCGGCAGCTGCCGGTCGTCCTCGGCAGTGCCGCCGCGGTGCTCGCCCTGTCCGCCGGCGGAACGGCCCTGGTCAGCCGCCGGCTGCTGCGCCGGACCCACGGTCTGGGGCCGGCCGAGATGACGCGGATGTACGAGCACCACGACGCGGTGCTGCACGCCGTACGGGAGGGCGTGCTGATCGTCGGCGACGGCGGCCGGCTGCTGCTGGCCAATGACGAGGCGCGGCGGCTGCTGGATCTGCCCGGGGACGCGGAAGGACTCCCCGTCACGGACCTGGGCCTGGAGGAGGGCATCGCCGAGCCGATCGCCTCGGGCCGTTCCGCGAGCGACGAGCTGCACATGGCAGGCGATCGGCTGCTGGCGGTGAACATCCGGCCCACCGCCCCCTACGGGCGGGCCGGGACCGTCGTCACGCTGCGCGACACCACCGAGCTGCGGGCGCTGTCCGGCCGGGCCGAGGTGGCCCGCGAGCGGCTGAAGCTGCTCTACGACGCGGGGGTGCGCGTCGGAACGACCCTGGACGTGGAGCGCACGGCCGGGGAGCTGGCGGAGGTGGTGGTCCCCCGGTTCGCCGACATCGCCACGGTCGATCTGCTGGACCCCGTACTGCGCGGCGAGGAGCCTCCCGAGCCGGGCACCGAGATGCGCCGCACCGCCGCCGTCGGCCTTCGGGGCGACCCCGGTCTCTACACCGTCGGCGAGCTGATCCGGTTCGTCCCCAACAGCCCCATGGCGCTCGGGGTGGCCGGCGGCCGTGCGGTCCTGGAGACGGACCTCACCGCCACCCACGACTGGCGGGCCCAGGACCCGGTCCGTGCCCGGCTCATGCTGGACCACGGCCTCCACTCGTTCATCGCCGTCCCCCTGCGGGCCCGCGGCGTGCTGCTGGGGATGGCCGGCTACTGGCGGGTACAGCCCTCGCCGCCGTTCGACGAGGAGGACGTGTCCTTCGCCGAGGAGCTGACCGCCCGGGCCGCGCTGTCCATCGACAACGCCCGCCGCTTCACCCGCGAGCACACGATGGCCGTCACCCTGCAGCGGAGCCTGCTGCCCCGCGGCGTACCGGACCAGTCCGCCGTCGAGGTCGCCCACCGCTATCTGCCCGCGCGGGCCGGGGTGGGCGGCGACTGGTTCGATGTCATCCCGCTGCCCGGCGCCCGGGTGGCCCTGGTGGTCGGCGATGTCGTCGGACACGGTCTGCACGCCGCCGCCACCATGGGCCGGCTGCGCACCGCCGTGCACAATTTCTCCACGCTCGACCTGCCGCCGGACGAGCTGCTGAGCCATCTGGACGAGCTGGTCGCCCATATCGACGCGGACGAGGGCACCGGCGGCCAGGAGTGGCAGGGGATCTCCGGGGCCACCTGCCTGTGCGCCGTCTACGATTCCGTCTCCGGTCAGGTGACCGCCGCCACCGCAGGCCACCCGGGCCCGGTGGTCGTCGGCCCCGACGGCACCGTGTCCTTCCCCGAGCTGCCGGTTTCGCCACCGCTCGGCCTGGGCGCGGGGATGCCCATGGAGACGGCGGTGCTGACCCTGGCCGAGGGCACCCGGCTGGCGCTCTTCACCGACGGGCTGATCGAGAGCCGCGAGCGGGATCTCGATGCGGGCCTGGCGGCGCTGGGCGCCGCACTGGGCGGGCCCGCCCGTACGCCGGAGGAGACCTGCGCGGCGGTGATCGACACGATGCTGCCCACCGGGCACAACGACGACATCGCCCTGCTGGTGGCCCGTACGCGCCTGCTGGACCCGGCGCGGATCGCCGAGTGGGACGTGCCCTCCGACCCGGCGGCGGTGTCCCCGGTGCGCAACGCCTGCGCCCGCCGGCTGGCGGACTGGGGCCTGGAGGACATCGCCTTCACCACGGAGCTCATCCTGAGCGAACTGCTGACCAACGCGGTCCGCTACGGGTCCGAGCCCATCCGGGTGAGGCTGCTGTACGACCGCAGCCTGATCTGCGAGGTCTCCGACGGGTCCAGCACCTCCCCGCACCCGCGCCGGGCCGAGGCCACCGACGAGGGAGGACGCGGCCTGTTCCTGGTCGCGCAGTTCGCCGAGCGCTGGGGCACCCGCTACACCGCACGCGGCAAGATCATCTGGAGCGAGCAGGCCCTCCAGCCCCCGGTCGCCCCGGCCGGGGAGGACCTGGGGGCGGCGCTCCTCGCCGCATGGGACGACGAGGGGTTCTGA
- a CDS encoding HlyD family efflux transporter periplasmic adaptor subunit yields MQFRQKALVKLESPEELDVPVRFARAQGRLVLAVTAVVMAAATVWALTGTVSATLGVPGILTRAEGSYLLQSPVAGQVTALLVEEGRPVSPGTPLLTVRTAQGEQPVRAVAGGRVATLVARVGSVVTAGADVAVVERVTDPDEPLVAVLYATGGSAAEVRVGASVDLSLATVPRERFGVLHGRIKAVGRAPQTQAQIAGFLGDNGLAAQFSRQGNPVAVLVQLESATGTESGYAWSSAGGPPYAIESGTPVTGAVRLSAQRPVDWLLP; encoded by the coding sequence GTGCAGTTCCGCCAAAAGGCTCTGGTCAAGCTGGAGTCTCCCGAAGAACTCGATGTGCCGGTGCGCTTCGCGCGCGCCCAGGGCCGTCTCGTCCTGGCCGTCACGGCCGTCGTGATGGCAGCCGCGACCGTCTGGGCCCTCACCGGCACGGTGTCCGCCACCCTGGGCGTGCCCGGCATCCTCACCCGCGCCGAGGGCAGCTACCTGCTGCAGAGCCCGGTCGCCGGACAGGTGACCGCCCTCCTCGTCGAGGAGGGCCGCCCGGTGTCCCCCGGTACCCCCCTCCTCACCGTCCGTACCGCCCAGGGCGAACAGCCCGTGCGCGCGGTGGCCGGCGGCCGGGTGGCCACTCTGGTCGCCCGGGTGGGCTCGGTCGTCACGGCCGGCGCGGACGTGGCGGTCGTGGAGCGCGTCACGGATCCCGACGAGCCGCTGGTGGCCGTGCTGTACGCGACGGGCGGCAGCGCCGCGGAGGTCCGGGTGGGCGCCTCCGTCGACCTGAGCCTCGCGACCGTGCCCCGGGAGCGGTTCGGGGTGCTGCACGGCCGGATCAAGGCGGTGGGCCGGGCACCCCAGACGCAGGCGCAGATCGCCGGCTTCCTCGGCGACAACGGGCTCGCCGCGCAGTTCTCGCGGCAGGGAAACCCGGTTGCGGTGCTCGTGCAGCTGGAGTCCGCCACCGGCACCGAGTCCGGGTACGCATGGTCCTCCGCGGGCGGGCCTCCGTACGCCATCGAGTCCGGGACTCCGGTCACCGGCGCCGTACGCCTCTCCGCCCAGCGCCCCGTCGACTGGCTGCTCCCGTGA
- a CDS encoding ABC transporter substrate-binding protein — MFARDGDLVPAPRLRTAAVAACLALAAAPLGACGDKPAAAPRAPAVATSAADAGGMAALTAAAQKEGALNTIALPRDWANYGALIDGFEKKYGIKVSVENPEGTSQDEIDALKEHRRDGRAPDVIDVGGSFAQPAARQGLLAPYEVAAFDRIPEQQKDKRAHWYNNYGGYISIGCDAKRVKNCPATFADLRKPEYKGQVSLNGNPTDSGSAFAGVYAAALANGGSFDNIQPGIDFFAELRRNGNFIPVESTPATIEKGQTPISIDWDFLNLGYAEEFRKKGADVDWRTAIPFDGSFAQYYAHAVNKDAPHPAAARLWQEYVFSPEGQNIRLGAYARPVLMEAMKEDGTLDEAAAAKLPTVEGTPAFPTEAQQRKAKETVNRGWAEAVPG; from the coding sequence ATGTTCGCCCGTGATGGAGACCTTGTGCCCGCACCCCGTCTCCGGACAGCCGCCGTCGCCGCCTGCCTGGCCCTCGCGGCGGCGCCCCTCGGTGCCTGCGGAGACAAGCCCGCCGCCGCACCCAGGGCGCCCGCGGTGGCCACCTCCGCCGCGGACGCGGGCGGCATGGCGGCACTGACGGCGGCGGCGCAGAAGGAAGGGGCGCTGAACACGATCGCGCTCCCGCGGGACTGGGCCAATTACGGCGCGCTGATCGACGGCTTCGAGAAGAAGTACGGCATCAAGGTCTCGGTGGAGAACCCGGAGGGCACCAGCCAGGACGAGATCGACGCCCTGAAGGAGCACCGGCGCGACGGCCGCGCGCCCGACGTGATCGACGTGGGCGGCTCGTTCGCGCAGCCCGCGGCGCGCCAGGGCCTGCTCGCCCCGTACGAGGTCGCCGCCTTCGACCGGATCCCCGAGCAGCAGAAGGACAAGCGGGCCCACTGGTACAACAACTACGGCGGGTACATCTCGATCGGCTGTGACGCCAAACGCGTCAAGAACTGCCCCGCGACCTTCGCCGATCTGCGCAAGCCCGAGTACAAGGGCCAGGTCTCGCTCAATGGGAACCCCACCGACTCCGGCTCGGCGTTCGCCGGCGTGTATGCGGCGGCCCTGGCGAACGGGGGCTCCTTCGACAACATCCAGCCGGGCATCGACTTCTTCGCCGAGCTCCGCAGGAACGGCAACTTCATCCCGGTCGAATCCACCCCGGCCACGATCGAGAAGGGGCAGACCCCGATCAGCATCGACTGGGACTTCCTCAACCTCGGTTACGCCGAGGAGTTCCGGAAGAAGGGTGCGGACGTCGACTGGCGGACCGCCATCCCCTTCGACGGCAGCTTCGCCCAGTACTACGCGCACGCGGTGAACAAGGACGCCCCGCATCCGGCGGCGGCCCGCCTGTGGCAGGAGTACGTCTTCAGTCCGGAGGGCCAGAACATCCGGCTCGGCGCCTATGCGCGCCCCGTCCTCATGGAGGCCATGAAGGAGGACGGCACGCTCGACGAGGCCGCCGCCGCGAAACTGCCGACGGTCGAGGGCACACCCGCGTTTCCGACGGAAGCACAGCAGAGGAAGGCGAAGGAGACCGTCAACCGCGGCTGGGCCGAGGCCGTCCCGGGCTGA